One window from the genome of Anser cygnoides isolate HZ-2024a breed goose chromosome 8, Taihu_goose_T2T_genome, whole genome shotgun sequence encodes:
- the GPR88 gene encoding G protein-coupled receptor 88 — MPNASSWSASSPLLLLWEDSSGTRIFLSLLYAVLAISGTLSNVMVIYLVFSFKKLQTTSNAFIVNGCAADLSVCALWMPQEAVLGLLPPNSSSLRSAEYRLLRGGLLGLGLTVSLASHLLVAFNRYVLITKLPSVYQALYQRRHTGCMIGLSWALALLLLLLLPGLWTPGSAQQPPPRQPDGGSRYTALLLALAVLGQTALLLHCYLGIVRRVRGSAKRVSVLNFHLLHQLPFPAAPPPPRRAQRRLSSVSVLLLCCVFLLGTQPLVWVSLLAFFLRPAPAALQAASWLLLCSLSALNPLLYTWRSEEFRRAARSVLPRAEGSAAAPRHRAAATGPAAAAPPCPQLPRRRGTVCGAAAAPR; from the coding sequence ATGCCCAACGCCTCTTCCTGGAGTGCTAGctcgccgctgctgctgctctgggaggaCTCCTCCGGGACCCGCATCTTCCTGTCGCTGCTCTATGCGGTCCTAGCTATCTCAGGGACCTTATCCAATGTGATGGTCATCTACCTAGTTTTCTCCTTCAAGAAGCTGCAGACAACCAGTAACGCCTTCATCGTCAACGGCTGTGCGGCCGACCTCAGCGTGTGCGCCCTGTGGATGCCCCAGgaggcagtgctggggctgctgccccccaaCTCCTCTTCCCTTCGCTCGGCCGAGTACCGCCTGCTCCGAGGGGGGCTCCTCGGCCTCGGCCTCACCGTCTCGCTGGCCTCTCACCTGCTGGTGGCCTTCAACAGGTACGTGCTCATCACCAAGCTGCCCAGCGTTTACCAGGCCCTCTACCAGCGGAGGCACACGGGCTGCATGATCGGGCTCTCCTGGGCCCtcgccctgctcctgctcctgctgctgcccgggcTCTGGACGCCGGGCTCGGCCCAGCAGCCGCCCCCGCGGCAGCCGGACGGCGGCTCCCGCTACACCGCGCTGCTCCTCGCCCTGGCCGTGCTGGGCCAGACGGCGCTGCTGCTCCACTGCTACCTCGGCATCGTGCGGCGGGTGCGGGGCAGCGCCAAGCGGGTCAGCGTCCTCAACTTCCAcctcctgcaccagctgcccttccccgccgccccgccgccgccccgccgcgcccagCGCCGCCTCAGCAGCGTctcggtgctgctgctctgctgcgtCTTCCTGctgggcacccagcccctcgTCTGGGTCAGCCTGCTGGCCTTCTTCCTGCGCCCGGCGCCGGCGGCGCTGCAGGCcgccagctggctgctgctctgctcgcTCTCGGCCCTCAACCCGCTGCTCTACACGTGGCGCAGCGAGGAGTTCCGACGGGCGGCGCGCTCCGTCCTGCCCCGCGCCGagggctccgccgccgccccgcgacaccgcgccgccgccaccggccccgccgccgccgctccgccctGCCCGCAGCTGCCGCGGCGCCGGGGCACGGTgtgcggcgccgccgccgcgccgcgctgA